ccttcgtccTAGCGGAGCCCGAAACCAAACCTTGTCTGCGAGTAAACACCGTGTACTGATCAGCGGAAAGAAAGGtcggagagggagaggagaaaatattGCCCAGGCGGCGAGCGGGGAGCCCCCGCTCCCCCGTCTCCCGCCTCTCGGAAACCATAAGTTAAAGCCCCCGgcggaaaaaaaaagaagcaaatccGCGCTGCCCGCAGTCCTGCTCTGCCCCGCCAACCCCCCCGGTCAGAGGTCGTGGCAGGCCGTGTCCGTTTTCACGCCGTGGGAGTAGACCTCGTGCTGCGGCTGCTCTCCCGGCGGGGTCATGCGCTTCTCCTTCTGCCGCCGGTTGCAGAACCAGACCCGCaccacctccttctccagctgcaggcTGTCTGCCAGCGAGGAGATCTCCTGGGCGGCCGGCTTGGGACACTTGAGAAAGTGCGTTTCCAGCACGCCCTTGACACTCACCTCGATGGAGGTGcgcttcttcctcttcctcccctgcgCCGCGATCTTGTCGATGCTGGTGGGGCTGCCGGTGGAGGAGTCGGCCTCCTCCAGCCACTTGTTCAGCAGCGGCTTCAGCTTGCACATGTTCTTGAAGCTGAGCTGCAGGGCCTCGAAGCGGCAGATGGTGGTCTGCGAGAAGACGTTGCCGTAGAGGGTCCCCAGGGCCAAGCCCACGTCGGCCTGGGTGAAGCCCAGCTTGATGCGCCGCTGCTTGAACTGCTTGGCGAACTGCTCCAGCTCGTCCGAGGTCGGCGTCTCCTCATCCGAGTGATCCTGGCAGTGGTGCCCGCCCAGCTCGCCGTGCTCCCCGCCGCCCTCGCCCCTCAGCCCGGGGTGCAagccctgcgcggcggcggcggcggcggcggcggccgcggcggcggcggcggcggcgggcggcggggtcAAGCCGCCGTGCTCCAGCATGCCGCCCACCGCGAAGCCCGCCTGCGAGTAGACGTTGAGGggctgcccggcggcggcggcggcggcggaggggggggccaGCGAGGCGCTGTGGGCCGGGCTGGCCCCCCAGGCGCTGGGGTGGTTGGCGTGGGGCGAGTGGTGGGAGACGTGGGGCGAGCGGTGGTGGATGATGGCGCCCAGCTGCAGGTCCTCACGGCCCGGCTTGACGTCGGGCTGTTCCAGCGGGCCGCCGGCCAGCGCCGAGGGCCAGGGCCCGCCGTCGCTCAGGCTGGTGACCCAGTGGTGCCCCAGCGGGTGCCCATTGCCGGGGACGCCCTGCAGGTACTCgctctgcagcagcttctgcGGGTTGCGGAACGGGCTCCCCTGCTGCATGCCCGCGCCGTCCGCATGGGCGAGCGAACCGGAGCCGAGGAGGCTGTAGGGGTTGGAGGCGGCTGTGGCCATGGCCGCCGCGCAGCCCCCCACGAGTTATACTGTGGCGGCGCCGCCGCTTCAGCCTTTGACATCCACCGGCACGGCGGCCCGGGCAGCGGCCCGACCGCCGACTGGCGGCCGCGCCGCCCAATGGGGGCGCGCCGTCGCTCGGGCCGCGCCTCGCCGGCCAATGGCAGGGACGAGGAGGCCGGccgcggcggaggaggaggaggaggaggggggaggagggcggggcgaggaggggaggggcggcgggggggggggggggcggccggggcgccGAGCGGCGGGACCGAGGCAGGAAGTGAATCACTCCGCCGGCACCGGGGGCCGGGCGTGAGGCGGCCCCCCGGCCGCTTAACTCCTTCCGCgccgcgctccgctccgctccgggcggggagggagggaaggagggaaggagggagggagggagggagggacggaggggaGGACGCGGGGCACGGCTTAAATGGGGAGCGATTAGCGCCGGGGGAGCGCGCCGCAGAGGTTAAACGGCGGCAGACCTGCGGGACCACCCCGGCGCAGCCTGGCCCGGCCTCCGatgtgacacccccccccggccccggcctcacCGGGGCcctggccgcccccccccccccccccctccccgggccccgcCGGTTCGACCGGGCGCTCCGCCGCTCGGTTGGCAGTCCCCGCGCCTCCGTGCGCTCCCGCGGGGCGGGCTCAGGggcaaaaacttaaaaaaaaaaccaaaaccaaccccccccccccaaatcaataaaaaaccccacgccaaataattaaaaaagcccccaaaaggCGCTTTCCAATCCCGGTGGTGCCTCCTCAAAGTTTGCTGTACGAAATACGCGGGCGCGGTGCGCGCCTGGCGGGCGCTCCGCGgggaagacacccccccccccccaaatcccccccaaaaccgggagaaaaggaaaaataaagggggaaaaagcaCGTGCCGTCCCCAGGCCCCACCGGGGGGGTCgagatctgcccccccccccttcccagggctCGGTCGGCCCCGCCGCAGCTCCGCACCCGCGGAGCTCCGCACCCGCGGAGCCCCGCCAGCTCGTCGGCGGGGAGAGCCAAAGCCCCCGGTACCTCGGAACCGCTCCCGAGTTAAAAAATGACCTTTCCCTGCATAATTTTGGAGGTAACCTAGCTGCGTAATTATATTTGCACTTACAGAAGACTGCATCAGAGTTCCCTTATTGGTTTGAAATTCCATTAAATATATTGCAAGAGCTCCTAGGTTAAGCTTGATTTAAATTTGCatacattttcatatatttaGCAGAAATAAAAGAAGGCTTGCAGCTACCAGAAAGTCATTAAGGCATTAGTTTCTCTGAGAAGACAGATCTgaagaaaattcaagaaaatgagaaaatagatATAAATAAGGTGAGCGCTCCTCTCATTCCTTTATAGCCGG
This region of Harpia harpyja isolate bHarHar1 chromosome 18, bHarHar1 primary haplotype, whole genome shotgun sequence genomic DNA includes:
- the POU3F4 gene encoding POU domain, class 3, transcription factor 4, whose amino-acid sequence is MATAASNPYSLLGSGSLAHADGAGMQQGSPFRNPQKLLQSEYLQGVPGNGHPLGHHWVTSLSDGGPWPSALAGGPLEQPDVKPGREDLQLGAIIHHRSPHVSHHSPHANHPSAWGASPAHSASLAPPSAAAAAAGQPLNVYSQAGFAVGGMLEHGGLTPPPAAAAAAAAAAAAAAAAQGLHPGLRGEGGGEHGELGGHHCQDHSDEETPTSDELEQFAKQFKQRRIKLGFTQADVGLALGTLYGNVFSQTTICRFEALQLSFKNMCKLKPLLNKWLEEADSSTGSPTSIDKIAAQGRKRKKRTSIEVSVKGVLETHFLKCPKPAAQEISSLADSLQLEKEVVRVWFCNRRQKEKRMTPPGEQPQHEVYSHGVKTDTACHDL